The DNA sequence GGGTCAGTGCTACACCTTTAACTCCGGCGCGGATGGGGCAGAACTGCTCACCACTCCCAAGGGCGGCATGGGCAACGGGCTGGAAATCATGCTGGATGTGCAGCAGGATGAGTATCTGCCCGTGTGGAGGGACATGGGTATGGGGGCACCCGTGTCAGGCTGGAGGGGTGGCAGAGATGGTGTACAAAAGGctctgggaaggagaggaggctcTAGGAAGGGCCCCAGAGGAGTACATCTTCTCctgtgaagggggaggggggtgggcagggttgGCCAGTCACAGTCCTGGGGCGAGCCGTCTGCAGCAGGGGGGCTCCTGGGACACAGGCGTCAGGGTCCCCCTTTCCCCTGCAGAGGAGACCCCGTTCGAGGTGGGGGTCCGAGTGCAGATCCACAGCCAGGAGGAGCCGCCCACCATCGACCAGCTGGGCTTCGGGGCAGCCCCCGGCTACCAGACCTTCGTGTCCTGCCAGCAACAGCGAGTATCCTCACGGGTTTTTCCAACCCCCTCCTTCAGCCACAACATCTCAGACCATCCCAGGGGCCTCCAGCCCTCAGCATGCCGTCTCGGTGACCACTCACACTGCACCTGGCCGCCCCACTTCTCCCCGAAGCCTCCTTAACCCGACCAACTACAGCTGAGCTTCCTGCCACCACCCTGGGGTGACTGCAGCTCCGCACCTCTGGACCCCGACTTTGAGCCGGAACCTTCTGGTCCCCTAggtcctcccagccccagcccaggcccccaaGCCCCTATAGTCTGATGGGGTGTCGCCTGGCCTGTGAGGCCCGCTATGTGGCTCGGAAGTGTGGCTGCCGAATGATGCATATGCCAGGTAAGGAGCTGGTGGGGGCGGAGGCGGGGTCCAGGTACGGCGAAGGGGCCTGGGAGCTGCTCCTGAAGCGGTCTCCTCCCTCACCACGCCAGGCGGGGCGCCAGTGTGCAGCCCCCAGCAATACAAGGACTGCGCGGACCCGGCGCTGGGTAAGGGGCAGACCTCCCCCGCGTCCCCACCCCCGCTCGGCTCCGGCTCCCGGACTCGCCGGCCGGGTGGCCCTGACTCAGGTGACCGTGGTGGCCCTTAGACGCCATGCTGCGGAAGGACGCGTGCACCTGCCCCAACCCCTGCGCCAGCACGCGCTACGCCAAGGAGCTCTCCATGGTGCGGATCCCAAGCCGCGCCGCCGCCCGCTACCTGGCCCGGAAACACAACCGCAGCGAGGCCTACATCGTGTGAGTCGGGCAACCCGGGACCAgacggggcagggtggggggaagggcgggggcACCCTCCCGCGGGCGAGCCTTCGTGTGCACACCCGGGTGCAAGCCCAGCTTGTACATCATCGCGGGGCTCCTGGGACTCTGGCCAAGCTGTTTAACCTTTGTGATAGCATCTCTTCTGCAAACGGGGCCGTGACACCCGTCCCGGGGCTCTTAAGAGGAGTCACAGACGGGAGATCGCGCACCTCTCTCCTGCCCGCAGCTATCACCTGGGGGTGTCCAGCGAGCTTTCTTGGCCTCTTTTCCTCCAGAGAGAACGTGCTCGTGCTGGACATCTTCTTTGAGGCCCTCAACTATGAGACCGTGGAGCAGAAAAAGGCCTATGAAGTGTCGGAActgcttggtgtgtgtgtgtgtgtgtgtgtgtgtgtgtgtgtgtgcgcgcgcgcgcgcgcacgcgcatcCAGGTCATCCAGAAGTCTGGGGAGGTGTGGGCTTGGTAGGTGGCTGTGAGCTGATGGGTAACCTGGTCTCCACAGGCGACATTGGGGGCCAGATGGGGCTGTTCATCGGGGCCAGCCTGCTCACCATCCTTGAGATCCTGGACTACCTCTGTGAGGTGGGCCTGAGccccagctgggggagggggaaggaatcAGTGCATAAGATCCAGGAGAAGGTGTGCAATGGCCACTTCCCCCACTGCTTGCCCCCAGGTGTTCCAAGACAGGGTCCTGGGATACTTCTGGAACCGGAAGCACTCCCAAAGGCACTCTAGCACCAATCTGGTAACAaacccttcttccttctttgccaTCTCCAATGTCTTCCCCTGAAGCCTAGAACGCCATCCCTACCCAGCTGAGGAAAGAATGGTGGGGGAGGAGCGTGCAGTGACTTTGGCTGGTCCTGGGAGGGAGGACTCCTCCCcacctctgaccctctccctcctcccacagctTCAGGAAGGGCTGGGCAGCCATGGAACCCAAGTTCCCCACCTCTGCCTGGGCCCCAGGTAACAAGAAATGGCTCCCTATTtcaagggaggaggggcaggtccAGTCTAGGGGGTGACACCGAGGTTcaggaggggagggcagtgggaaCAAGGCCTCCTGTCCCAGCGCAGTGGTCTGGGTCTCAccaggccccccacccctccctgtgcCGTCACCAAGACTCTGTCTGCCTCCCACCGCACCTGCTACCTCGTCACACGGCTCTAGACCCGGCATCTGTGTCTTTCGGGCTGCACCTTGACATCTTGGATGGGCCCAGCCTGCACATGTCTCTGCCCTCTTCACCCCAAATAAAGTTCTAGTGCGTCAGCCTCAGCTGTTTCTCTCACAGCCAGACTAGTCAGGCTAAGGTCAAAGAAGACCTCCGCCCACCAACCTCCAGTGGACGGCATCTGAAATGCAGGTGGGTCCCAGTCAACCACCACAAATCTCTCTGGGCGAAAAGAGTAGTGAGAGGGCGTCCTCCTGTTGCACCTCAGCATGAAGGAGTTTATCGACATGACATCTCAGAGAGAAAGGAGCCCAAAGCCAGGTATCAAGGCAAAGAGGACTCAGTGGGAGGACAGTTATGTTCGGGGCACACAAGGGAATAGTTGAAGAAGGCTCTGACCCACAGCCTGGCAagaagtggggggcagggagaggacagagggtgTGTGGCCACTTCCAAGAACACAAGCTGCTGTCCGCCTTAGATCATGACTCTTTTCTCACACTTGGGACCAAGCACCAGCACACCACCTGTCTCCATGGGAACTGCTCTGCGTCTCCAACCTTCCCAAAGAGCAGAAGGTCCCAGCTTGAGATGGTGGAGGGAGgccttcccttcccactcctgCCAGTAAGAAGACATCCTGGCCCCAGCTACAGCCCcatccctgctctttctctgtacCTCAAATATTGGAAAACTGAcaagggagcaggggaagggatgtTCCTCGTCTAACCGCATCTTTGGATCCCTGCTGTCCCAGCCTATCAGCCTGGgtatggggggtggggatgaaggGAAAGATGGGGAGGTACACGTGGGGTATGGAGAGCCGTGAAGAAAGGCCCCGCCCTTTTCTCCCCATTCTGGTGCAGGCCCATCCTTACTCTGACACTGGCTGCCAGCATAAACACATGTGCGGGGGTGGTACTGCCCCGAGCCCAGCCGTcagggtggggggcggtgccCACAGCCCCCAAGTGTCAGGCCACTCAGAGTAGTGGAGCAAAGGCTGGACCACTGGGCTGGGTCTGAGCCAGAAGCAAGGCCGGAGAGGGCAGTAAAACAGAGACCCCTGCCCAAGCCCACCCGCCTCTCAGAGCCACTCTACCACATCAGCCAGACTGTGGGAAAGGAGCcaatttatgaaattaaataaagtCCATGGAGGGAGCGAAGAACACGGGCCGgggcacccccaccccggccgggCCCAGCACAGCTGGAGCTCAGCACCCCGTGCACCCCTGGCTTTTCCTCCCCTCCCGGGAGGGGGCTTAAATaggccaggccccagcccagccaaGGTCCTGGAGCCTACGGGGGCAGAAGTCGGAGAAGTAGGGGTGTTGCAGGGCTTCCTCTGCCGAGATGCGCTGGACGGGGTTACATTTCAGGAGGTTCTGAAGGCGCGAAGAAAGGCGCGAAGAAAGGCGGGTTCAGGCTGGGTTAACTGCCTCCCGCCCCAGCCTCCCCTAGACCTCCTGACAAGTGTCTGGATCCCACCCTCGGCCCCTGCCCTCGGTCACCTGTAGAAGGTCCCTCCCTGTGGCATTGAGCTTGGGTACGACATTCACCAGGGACGTTGTGGCCGGGTACATCGGGTagggctgtgggggtgggggtgcagggagagtCAGACCAGCGTGTGGGGGCCCGGAGGCTGCTGCAGCTGGGAAGCAAAAGGGACCCCCGCTGTTCCCCGTCACACCTTATAGTCTGGCAGCTTGGTCATGGCAGGCCACTGCTCCTCGGTTGGTGTCCCCAGAAGCGTGTCCACGGGGTCAAGGATCACTCAGGTGGAAAGGGGCGGGCGAGGGGCTCTTCccctcctgggggcgggggttcTCATATACCCACCTCCACACCCCTCACTTTATCCCACCGCTCATGACAGAGGTGTTCCCGGGGCGCGTGCAGGGTGTTCCCGGGGCGCGCTAGGCACTTTACAAACGCTCACTCCTCTGACCTAAATAAACCCCGATGTCTGTTGCTGATGAACCAGTCGGCCTTCTCCTACTCCCacatctaccccccccccccccccccgctgcttTTGGCTCCTGCGTCCTAAGGATTCACTTCTCAGCTGGAGGAACACGCTCACGGCTACTCCCCCAAGTGAGCCCTCCTTGTCACAGGTCACACACTCTCCAGCAGACAGCTTCAACCCTGCCCTACCGGGGTGTCCGCCCTCCATCCCCTCGCCCAAAGCCACCCCCTCTCCTGGCCCAGCCCATGCACTCTGCGCTCCACAGGCTCCTTACTCcccttcatgtttttaaaattaaactctacacccaacgtggggctcaaactcgtgacccCCGTggtcaagagtcgcacgctctaccgaccgagcctgccaggtgccccctctgaCTCCCCTTCAGAGAGCTCGAGGCAAAGCGAAATGTCGAAGGATATCGGAAGATTCTCTTCAACTGGTCGTCTACGTCATTGCCCGGGAAAAGAGGCCGCCCCGCGTTGGCCAGCTCTAGGGGGTGCAGTGGGGTATGAAGAACCCCTCATTCCCATGGCACCCTCTGTGTGTCCTATCCCCAGCCCCAAGCGCCTCACTCCCTTCCCCAGAGGGGCCACTCCAGACCCGATCTGTCCACTCAGATGGGAGAGACAGTGGCTCCGCAGACCCCCAGGCACGTCACCTGCAAAGATGCAGCCGGCCGACCACATGTCGATGGATGTGGAGTACAGCTTGGCCCCAAAGAGGACATCCGGTGGGCGGTACCACAGCGTGACCACCTGGAGAAGACCCCACCCACAGCGACCCCCCTGCTTAgaggactggggaggaggggctcgGTGAGGAGGGGAAACAATTGTGTGGGACCTGGAGTAGGAGACGGAAAGATGCTCAGAGGggaccccctccctcacccccatctcccaccccccctccagctCACCTCAGCCGAGTAACAGCGAACTGGGATCCCAAAGGCTCGAGCCAAGCCAAAATCGGCCAATTTCAGCTCCCCGTTCTGAGTGGAGATGGAAAGGGACTTTGAGAGGGGTTTTCAACAGTCCCAGGGCAGGCCTCCTTCTTCTGCCTCCCAGCCCAGCTCCCCCCATCACTTGTGCCAGCCAGTGACTACAGCCTCCCTGACCTCCCACCTTCTCCCCAGGAGGTACCCTGTTTATCAGCAGGTTCTGGGGCTTCAGGTCCCTGTGCAGTACATTGCGGCTGTGACAGAATCCCAGGCCTTTCAGCAGCTGGAAGAGGAAGGactgtggggtggagaggggtggcggggggagagCATCAGACCTTCTGGAAGGAAGCTGCACCCAGCAGTGGGTCACATTCCCCTCTTCACCCTCTGCTAGCCTCAAAACCCCACCCACCTTTCAGCCACCTCATCGCTTCGCTACGGAGGACCTGCTTTGTACGGTGGTAGGTattatatacccatatatataggtatatatgtgggggccctgctccccacccttcTAGAACTTACAGCCTGGTGGGCCTTCCCCCCCTCCCATTCTGATCTCTCCCCTAACTGGCCTTAGGTAAGCACACCCTTTGTAGCCATCAACATATATGCTGTGCCGTATTATCATTCAGCGCTGCTTCCCCTGGGACTGGGGCCAGGCACTcgggcctagcacagtgcctggcacatagcaaagcATCCAAtaggtgtttgttgaatgaatgaatgaatgaatgaatgaatgagtgaacgaacGTATCTCTCTGACTCTCATTTCCTCGTCTCTCAAATGCAAATCGTATCACTGATATCAAAGTATTACTGTCAGATCAAAGAGACCATGTCAAGATGCTTGCTC is a window from the Leopardus geoffroyi isolate Oge1 chromosome A2, O.geoffroyi_Oge1_pat1.0, whole genome shotgun sequence genome containing:
- the ASIC3 gene encoding LOW QUALITY PROTEIN: acid-sensing ion channel 3 (The sequence of the model RefSeq protein was modified relative to this genomic sequence to represent the inferred CDS: deleted 3 bases in 2 codons) — encoded protein: MKPHPGPEEARRPASDIRVFASSCTMHGLGHVFGPGGLTPRRGLWAAAVLLSLAAFLYQVAERVRYYGEFHHETALDERESHRLTFPAITLCNINPLRRSRLTPNDLHWAGPALLGVEPAEHAAFLRALGRPPAPPGFMPSPTFDMARLYARAGHALEEMLLDCRYRGWPCGPENFTVIFTRMGQCYTFNSGADGAELLTTPKGGMGNGLEIMLDVQQDEYLPVWRDMEETPFEVGVRVQIHSQEEPPTIDQLGFGAAPGYQTFVSCQQQRLSFLPPPWGDCSSAPLDPDFEPEPSGPLGPPSPSPGPSPYSLMGCRLACEARYVARKCGCRMMHMPGGAPVCSPQQYKDCADPALDAMLRKDACTCPNPCASTRYAKELSMVRIPSRAAARYLARKHNRSEAYIVENVLVLDIFFEALNYETVEQKKAYEVSELLGDIGGQMGLFIGASLLTILEILDYLCEVFQDRVLGYFWNRKHSQRHSSTNLLQEGLGSHGTQVPHLCLGPRPPTPPCAVTKTLSASHRTCYLVTRL
- the CDK5 gene encoding cyclin-dependent-like kinase 5, which translates into the protein MQKYEKLEKIGEGTYGTVFKAKNRETHEIVALKRVRLDDDDEGVPSSALREICLLKELKHKNIVRLHDVLHSDKKLTLVFEFCDQDLKKYFDSCNGDLDPEIVKSFLFQLLKGLGFCHSRNVLHRDLKPQNLLINRNGELKLADFGLARAFGIPVRCYSAEVVTLWYRPPDVLFGAKLYSTSIDMWSAGCIFAELANAGRPLFPGNDVDDQLKRIFRLLGTPTEEQWPAMTKLPDYKPYPMYPATTSLVNVVPKLNATGRDLLQNLLKCNPVQRISAEEALQHPYFSDFCPRRLQDLGWAGAWPI